A stretch of the bacterium genome encodes the following:
- a CDS encoding glycosyltransferase family 4 protein — MKIAYIALKGMTFGGGIEKWTEEVGSRLAKKGHEIIVYTMRHYDEAKDRLYKGMKIKTVPTLRSKSLEKITATFIATLKCCLEKDIDIVHFHAFGPAMFCFIPRIHGRKVVVQEHGLEWKRAKWGIVGRLFLRVTEIPSVIFPNVVVVVSEVQKRYLMERYGRESIYIPEGVNLPQIEKPDLIKQYGLYGNDYILFVARPVREKGAHYLIEAYKRLRPNLKLVIAGDARYEEAYKSRLYKMAQGNKNIIFTGFVRGKMLHELLSNCYLFVHPSEIEGLAIILLEAMSYGNCCLVSNIPENLEALNNFGYTFRNKDVSDLAEKLAFLINNRQAVESVKERAKNHVIENYSWDKISSDFESLYKEVIGNR, encoded by the coding sequence ATGAAGATTGCCTATATAGCTCTTAAAGGTATGACTTTTGGTGGCGGAATAGAGAAATGGACAGAAGAGGTTGGCTCAAGGCTCGCTAAGAAAGGACATGAGATCATTGTTTATACAATGAGACATTATGATGAGGCAAAAGACAGATTATATAAGGGGATGAAGATAAAGACGGTGCCAACATTGAGAAGTAAAAGCCTTGAAAAGATAACGGCTACTTTTATAGCCACTCTAAAGTGCTGTTTGGAAAAAGACATTGACATTGTTCATTTTCATGCTTTTGGCCCTGCAATGTTTTGCTTCATTCCTCGAATACATGGCAGAAAGGTTGTAGTTCAGGAACATGGTTTAGAGTGGAAAAGAGCGAAATGGGGAATTGTGGGTAGATTGTTTTTGAGAGTAACAGAGATTCCATCTGTAATATTTCCCAATGTTGTAGTAGTAGTTTCTGAAGTTCAAAAGAGATATCTGATGGAAAGATATGGTAGAGAAAGCATCTATATCCCGGAAGGTGTTAATCTTCCACAGATAGAGAAACCGGATTTGATAAAACAATATGGGCTTTATGGTAATGATTATATTCTTTTTGTGGCAAGACCTGTCAGGGAAAAGGGTGCTCATTATTTAATAGAGGCTTATAAGCGGCTCAGGCCTAATTTGAAGCTGGTAATTGCAGGTGATGCACGATATGAAGAGGCATATAAATCCAGGCTTTATAAAATGGCACAAGGAAATAAGAATATTATCTTTACAGGTTTTGTTAGAGGTAAAATGCTTCATGAACTACTTTCCAACTGTTACCTATTTGTTCATCCTTCAGAGATAGAAGGTTTAGCTATTATTCTTCTTGAAGCAATGAGTTATGGGAACTGTTGTCTGGTAAGCAATATACCGGAAAACCTTGAAGCACTGAATAATTTTGGCTATACCTTCAGGAATAAAGATGTAAGTGATCTGGCTGAAAAATTGGCATTTTTAATAAATAATAGACAGGCGGTAGAATCAGTAAAAGAAAGGGCAAAAAACCATGTTATAGAGAATTATTCCTGGGATAAGATATCCTCAGACTTTGAATCATTATATAAAGAGGTTATTGGTAATCGGTGA